Below is a window of Brachyspira hampsonii DNA.
TCTGTGCAGGTACATAATACTCTTTTTCTTTGTCAAATAAAGAAGGAAGAAGTACCCAAGACAATACATCATCTTCTGTTATATTTTCTAAAATACCTATACTATTTAATTTATTACAGTCTTCATCGCTATATATCTTAACATATTCAAAAGGTATTATATTATCAGGATACTTTTCTTTTAATTGATTATAGGAGGCATATTTTAATTTTTCTTCAAAGTATAAATTTGATATAAATAATGCATATCTTTCAATGCCTTCACCCAATAATCTAATAATGGCCTCATCTCTATAAATACCATAACCTGAAAGATGATAATTAATTTCAGCATTATCGCCTAATAATATTTTATGATAATCCGGAAGCCTAGCAGTACATGTATTGATATTCTCAGCAATAACAGAATTAGCCTGCATTATAACAAGAGAATCCATAATACCTGTCTGATGACCGCAAATAGAATTGTATTTATTTAATATATTTTTATGGCTTGGGTAATATTTAATCATATATTGTCCATCATTTAATCATTTTATTATCACTTTGCTTGAAAAATTTTCTATTATCTGCTTTGAAGAAGTATACATCTCATTATATTTAGCCTTACTTATATGACCGCAGGCAGGACAGAAAGGTACTCTAAGTAAATCCTGAATTTGAATCTCTATTGAAGGTATATAAACATTAATAACGCGTCCTGCTAGTTTGCATTTACCTATAGATGCAAATAAAAATGCTTCATATAATGCAAGAGAAGTAAATGTCTGTAAAATAGGTATTATATAAGTTCTTTTACCATTATATTTAAAATTCATACTCTGCTCAACAAATTTATTATAAACTGATAAACTTTCATTTCTAGCCACTACCCTATTTTCAAAACATTCATAACATCCGGTTTCTTTACCTTTTATTGTAGTAATATTTAAAAACGGTCCGTCTAATATTGATATAACTATTGGTATAGATTTATCCAGAAGAAGTCTGTTTATATTTCTAAGTAAATTTAATCTAGGCTTCTCAACACTTACAATAATACAGGAAATATCATCAAATAATTTTATTAATTCTTTATGTTTTTCTATATTTTCAATGGCATCTGTAGTATCTGTAAGATTTGCTTTCTCTATTTTTTTTATATCATCAATATCCATCATGATAACATTCATATACAAATCTTCTGATGCTAATTTTGCATACTCTTTTAATCTGTCATTATCAGTAATGAACATTATTTTATTCTTCTGAACCTTACTTTCATCTGGTATATCATAAAAATATTCTCCTATAAACTCATAAACAGTATTAAGCATATTATTTTTTTTATCATCATACTCTAAAAATCTATTGCCTATAAGAGAAGATATAATATCATTCAAAAAGTCACTATCTTTATCATTAAGAGAAAATTTCTTTACTATATCATCAAAAGAAATTAATTTATCATCAAAAAGTTCTTTAGAAATGAACATAACAGCTTCTTTTATATTATCATTTAAATCATTAAGATCTAAAGAAGCCTCCTCAAAATTCCATACTCCTTTTCTAAATCTAATCTCATTATCAGAATTAAAGAAGATACTTACATTATCATAAAGTTTAATATTTTTTTTAGCCATTTTTATTAACCTATTATTTTTTATATATGTTTATATGACATATATTTAATTATTTTATTTTGAAAGTAAAGTCAAATGCACAACATGATTTGTATTACCATCAATATTAAGTAAATCTTCGGATAAAGTTTTATTAAATCCTCCAATATCACATGCAGAAATACCGCTTGCAGCAGCAGTAAGCTGTATATTTTGAGCAATCTCTCCTGTTTCTATCAAAGCAAATTGAAGTCCCATATCTCCGTACTTCCTCGAATTCTCATACAAACTATAAACATAATAAACAGATAATGCTACTTTTCTTAAATCTATACCGCCTCCGAAAACATTATTATTATAATAATTTTCTAAATCTTCATCGCTAAATAATTTTATTTTTTCAAGCGAATGAGTAAAAGGCATGTATTTATATATACCTTTATCAAGATTGTTTATATTAAGTGCGGCTATATAAAGATATATAGGATAAAGTCCTCCGCCTGAAGGAGCTGTTCTCAGCTTTGATATATATTTATCTCCAAAAGTTATTGTATCATATTCATTTTTATTTAAATTAAAATCAAAATCTCCTGAAATTCCATCTCCATAATAAAGTAAAGTAGATAAATCAACTAATGTTAATGGCTTGCCTTTAAAATCTCTTCTGCTTCTTCTTGACCTTATTACAGATCCTATAGGGGCATTAATATTTTTATACGTAGGAAGTTTCAATGCATTTCCCTTTTTATGCACTTCTTCTTCTAATAACACCCTGTTACTTAAAGCCGCATCTATAGGAAATGATGAATAACTTACAACATTTAGCATAGAAGATAAATCTATTAATGATTTTTTAGAGTTTAAAAGATATTCCTCACTAATATTTCTATTTACTTCTGAATGCATCGTAGCCCTGTATGATGATTCAGAAGTTTTTATCCCTATAGTATCTGCATACATAGAAACAGGCATATTGGAAGAAAAATTTACAACGCTAAAAAGCAACGGTATTTCCTTTGCTTCTAATTCTTCTTTTGATACCTCTATTTTTTTTAATTTATTTTTTAACTTTTTATCTTTCATATAAATAACTATCTCTAAATATATTTTTATAAACAGCAAATAATTATTTTAGTAAAAAATATTTATAATTTATATATTTTTATAAACAGCAAATAATTATTTTAGTAAAAAATATTTATAATTTATATATTTTTATAAACAGCAAATAATTATTTTAGTAAAAAATATTTATAATTTATATATTTATAAACAGCAAATAATTATTTTAGTAAAAAATATTTATAATTTATATATTTTTATAAACAGCAAATAATTATTTTAGTAAAAAATATTTATAATTTATATATTTTTATAAACAGCAAATAATTATTTTAGTAAAAAATATTTATAATTTATATATTTTTATAAACAGCAAATAATTATTTTAGTAAAAAATATTTATAATTTATATATTTATAAACAGCAAATAATTATTTTAGTAAAAAATATTAGATTATAATTTAATATTTTTTACTAAAATAATTAAAATTCTATTCATTAAGTAATAAAGGCTATATTTTAGTAATAAAACGACAAATAATATATTTTATAGTTCTATATAATCATAATAACAAATATCAAATACTCTATAAAATTACTTAAAAAACTATAAAATATATTTTATATAATTCTTATTATACAAAAATATAGTTATTAAGTTAAAAAGCAAATAGATATATGCAAATATTAAAAACATATAATAAACTTTTTCATAACTTTTATAATAGAAGTAAAAAAATACAATGTGTATACTATAAAATATTACAAATTATTTTATTGACAAAATTTAAATCTAGTTTATAATGAACAAAGTTCAATATAAGAGTATTAAGCAGAGTGTATATTGAACTTTTATTTTACCTATATACTGAACA
It encodes the following:
- a CDS encoding streptolysin associated protein SagC, whose amino-acid sequence is MAKKNIKLYDNVSIFFNSDNEIRFRKGVWNFEEASLDLNDLNDNIKEAVMFISKELFDDKLISFDDIVKKFSLNDKDSDFLNDIISSLIGNRFLEYDDKKNNMLNTVYEFIGEYFYDIPDESKVQKNKIMFITDNDRLKEYAKLASEDLYMNVIMMDIDDIKKIEKANLTDTTDAIENIEKHKELIKLFDDISCIIVSVEKPRLNLLRNINRLLLDKSIPIVISILDGPFLNITTIKGKETGCYECFENRVVARNESLSVYNKFVEQSMNFKYNGKRTYIIPILQTFTSLALYEAFLFASIGKCKLAGRVINVYIPSIEIQIQDLLRVPFCPACGHISKAKYNEMYTSSKQIIENFSSKVIIK
- a CDS encoding SagB/ThcOx family dehydrogenase yields the protein MKDKKLKNKLKKIEVSKEELEAKEIPLLFSVVNFSSNMPVSMYADTIGIKTSESSYRATMHSEVNRNISEEYLLNSKKSLIDLSSMLNVVSYSSFPIDAALSNRVLLEEEVHKKGNALKLPTYKNINAPIGSVIRSRRSRRDFKGKPLTLVDLSTLLYYGDGISGDFDFNLNKNEYDTITFGDKYISKLRTAPSGGGLYPIYLYIAALNINNLDKGIYKYMPFTHSLEKIKLFSDEDLENYYNNNVFGGGIDLRKVALSVYYVYSLYENSRKYGDMGLQFALIETGEIAQNIQLTAAASGISACDIGGFNKTLSEDLLNIDGNTNHVVHLTLLSK